From the genome of Ziziphus jujuba cultivar Dongzao chromosome 6, ASM3175591v1, one region includes:
- the LOC107430092 gene encoding probable GABA transporter 2 isoform X1 has translation MEQSQPPRTDSFPESTIRENDAGAAFVLESKGQWWHAGFHLTTAIVGPTILTLPYAFRGLGWGLGFLCLTVMGMVTFYAYYLMSRVLEHCEKAGRRHIRFRELAADVLGSGWMFYFVIFIQTAINTGVGIGAILLAGQCLQIMYSELSPNGSLKLYDFIAMVTAVMIILSQLPTFHSLRHINLASLLLSLGYTFLVVGACINAGVSKNGPPRDYSLESSKSARVFSAFTSISILAAIFGNGILPEIQATLAPPATGKMVKGLLMCYSVISITFYSIAVAGYWVFGNKSNSNILETLMPDDGPALAPTWVLGLAVIFVLLQLFAIGLVYSQVAYEIMEKKSADVKQGMFSKRNLFPRIILRTLYMMLCGFFAAMLPFFGDISGVVGAIGFIPLDFILPMLLYNKTHKPSKSSLTFWINISIIIVFTGAGIMGSFSSIRKLVLDANKFKLFSDDVVE, from the exons ATGGAACAATCTCAACCTCCTCGAACGGACTCATTCCCCGAGTCGACGATCCGCGAAAACGACGCCGGAGCGGCTTTCGTCCTCGAGTCAAAGG ggcaatggTGGCATGCGGGGTTTCATTTAACGACGGCGATAGTGGGACCGACAATATTGACTCTGCCATACGCATTCAGAGGGCTGGGATGGGGGTTAGGGTTTCTGTGCTTGACGGTTATGGGGATGGTCACCTTCTATGCTTACTATCTCATGTCCAGGGTGCTTGAACACTGTGAGAAAGCTGGTCGCCGCCACATCCGATTCCGTGAACTCGCTGCTGACGTCCTTG GTTCAGGATggatgttttattttgttatattcatTCAGACAGCAATAAATACTGGTGTTGGAATAGGAGCAATTTTGCTTGCTGGGCAATGCCTTCAG ATCATGTATTCAGAACTTTCTCCAAATGGAAGCCTGAAATTGTACGATTTCATAGCAATGGTGACAGCGGTAATGATAATCCTGTCTCAGCTTCCAACTTTCCACTCCCTCAGACACATCAACCTGGCTTCACTGCTTCTCAGCTTGGGCTACACATTCCTTGTGGTTGGTGCTTGTATCAATGCAG GTGTTTCAAAAAATGGCCCACCAAGGGACTACTCTTTAGAATCTTCAAAGTCAGCAAGGGTTTTCAGTGCTTTCACTTCCATCTCCATATTAGCTGCCATTTTTGGGAATGGGATACTACCGGAAatacaa GCAACTCTGGCTCCACCTGCTACTGGAAAGATGGTAAAAGGCCTTCTGATGTGTTACTCTGTAATTTCCATTACTTTCTACTCCATTGCAGTCGCAGGTTACTGGGTATTTGGCAACAAATCTAATTCGAACATCCTGGAGACCCTAATGCCAGATGATGGACCTGCTTTGGCTCCAACTTGGGTTCTTGGATTAGCTGTGATCTTTGTTCTCCTTCAGCTTTTTGCCATTGGACTG GTTTATTCTCAAGTTGCTTATGAGATCATGGAAAAGAAATCAGCTGATGTAAAACAAGGGATGTTCTCGAAAAGGAACCTTTTTCCTCGGATAATTCTTAGGACATTGTATATGATGCTGTGTGGGTTTTTTGCAGCAATGCTTCCATTCTTTGGAGACATTAGTGGGGTGGTAGGAGCAATTGGTTTCATTCCTTTAGATTTCATCCTCCCAATGCTTCTATACAACAAGACTCACAAGCCTTCAAAGTCATCCCTCACCTTTTGGATCAACATCTCTATTATCATTGTGTTCACAGGTGCAGGAATAATGGGATCATTCTCTTCTATAAGAAAATTGGTTCTTGATGCCAACAAGTTCAAGCTTTTTAGTGATGATGTTGTCGAATAG
- the LOC107430092 gene encoding probable GABA transporter 2 isoform X2 gives MLTISCPGCLNTVRKLVAATSDSVNSLLTSLTAINTGVGIGAILLAGQCLQIMYSELSPNGSLKLYDFIAMVTAVMIILSQLPTFHSLRHINLASLLLSLGYTFLVVGACINAGVSKNGPPRDYSLESSKSARVFSAFTSISILAAIFGNGILPEIQATLAPPATGKMVKGLLMCYSVISITFYSIAVAGYWVFGNKSNSNILETLMPDDGPALAPTWVLGLAVIFVLLQLFAIGLVYSQVAYEIMEKKSADVKQGMFSKRNLFPRIILRTLYMMLCGFFAAMLPFFGDISGVVGAIGFIPLDFILPMLLYNKTHKPSKSSLTFWINISIIIVFTGAGIMGSFSSIRKLVLDANKFKLFSDDVVE, from the exons ATGCTTACTATCTCATGTCCAGGGTGCTTGAACACTGTGAGAAAGCTGGTCGCCGCCACATCCGATTCCGTGAACTCGCTGCTGACGTCCTTG ACAGCAATAAATACTGGTGTTGGAATAGGAGCAATTTTGCTTGCTGGGCAATGCCTTCAG ATCATGTATTCAGAACTTTCTCCAAATGGAAGCCTGAAATTGTACGATTTCATAGCAATGGTGACAGCGGTAATGATAATCCTGTCTCAGCTTCCAACTTTCCACTCCCTCAGACACATCAACCTGGCTTCACTGCTTCTCAGCTTGGGCTACACATTCCTTGTGGTTGGTGCTTGTATCAATGCAG GTGTTTCAAAAAATGGCCCACCAAGGGACTACTCTTTAGAATCTTCAAAGTCAGCAAGGGTTTTCAGTGCTTTCACTTCCATCTCCATATTAGCTGCCATTTTTGGGAATGGGATACTACCGGAAatacaa GCAACTCTGGCTCCACCTGCTACTGGAAAGATGGTAAAAGGCCTTCTGATGTGTTACTCTGTAATTTCCATTACTTTCTACTCCATTGCAGTCGCAGGTTACTGGGTATTTGGCAACAAATCTAATTCGAACATCCTGGAGACCCTAATGCCAGATGATGGACCTGCTTTGGCTCCAACTTGGGTTCTTGGATTAGCTGTGATCTTTGTTCTCCTTCAGCTTTTTGCCATTGGACTG GTTTATTCTCAAGTTGCTTATGAGATCATGGAAAAGAAATCAGCTGATGTAAAACAAGGGATGTTCTCGAAAAGGAACCTTTTTCCTCGGATAATTCTTAGGACATTGTATATGATGCTGTGTGGGTTTTTTGCAGCAATGCTTCCATTCTTTGGAGACATTAGTGGGGTGGTAGGAGCAATTGGTTTCATTCCTTTAGATTTCATCCTCCCAATGCTTCTATACAACAAGACTCACAAGCCTTCAAAGTCATCCCTCACCTTTTGGATCAACATCTCTATTATCATTGTGTTCACAGGTGCAGGAATAATGGGATCATTCTCTTCTATAAGAAAATTGGTTCTTGATGCCAACAAGTTCAAGCTTTTTAGTGATGATGTTGTCGAATAG
- the LOC125418323 gene encoding uncharacterized protein LOC125418323 — MEKAKEHSRENPNPVKSEKSLGSNNINNNNKNKSHVWDCGSSLYDSFELNSFKRQLDSAIACRTMSMPHLSDRSRGRPPLLPPRRPPPPPPPPPPPAAPTTTVAAVNKKSSKLSRSLNKLLRSVFKSKNPVFRVKEQSEDGFFVVYDKSGALTTIPEVPEIDFGGLSPEIGSLVRRTGSERFTAASIGISCA, encoded by the coding sequence atggaaaaGGCTAAAGAACACAGCAGAGAAAACCCAAATCCAGTAAAATCAGAGAAATCTTTGGGaagcaataatattaataataataataagaataagtcTCATGTATGGGACTGTGGAAGCTCTCTCTATGACTCTTTCGAGCTTAACTCCTTCAAACGCCAGCTTGATTCGGCCATAGCTTGTAGAACCATGTCTATGCCTCATCTCTCCGATCGGAGCCGAGGCCGACCTCCTCTTCTTCCACCTAGAcgacctcctcctcctcctcctcctcctcctccgccGGCAGCACCGACCACCACCGTGGCCGCGGTTAACAAAAAGTCATCCAAGCTCTCTCGGTCGCTCAACAAACTTCTCCGGTCAGTTTTCAAGTCAAAGAATCCGGTTTTCCGAGTTAAAGAACAATCCGAAGATGGATTTTTTGTTGTCTATGATAAGTCCGGTGCTCTTACTACTATTCCTGAAGTTCCCGAGATCGATTTCGGTGGGCTTTCGCCGGAGATAGGGTCGTTGGTGAGGAGGACAGGGTCGGAGAGATTCACTGCTGCTTCTATTGGTATTTCATGTGCTTGA